Part of the Candidatus Omnitrophota bacterium genome is shown below.
CTTTTACTAACTCCCTGAAATCTACGCGCCCCTCCGCCGTGAAATAGAAGAGGAGCTTCGACCTGTCGAAGGTATATTCGGCGTCGATGAGCTTCATCTTCAGCCCGTGCTCGATTATCTTCTTCTGGCAGGTGGTGAAGGCCTCTTTCGTCTTCTCGCGGTTCTTCTTTATCTGGTCGAGGTCGCCGGCCGTGGCGATCCTCAGTATCTTGCGGAGCGGCTCTTCGCCGGAGACCTGGGAGACGGATTCCGCGCCGGATATCGCCTCGCCGTAATCCACGCCCCTGTCGGCCTCGACGATGACGGCGTCGCCGATCTTCGGCTTCGTGTTCCCGAGCTCGAAATACGACGTCTTGCCGCCTTCCCTTAACCTTATCTGGACCACTTCGAACATTTTATTCCCCTAAGTTATGTTAAGCCGCATGCAGGAGAGCGCGATCTTTATGTTGGCGTTCCTTTTTATCTGCTCCTGCGTGTCGGCGATTATCTCGATTATCCTCTCGAGCCTCTCTGCCGGATACCTCGCGGCGTCGCGCGCTATATCCGCGGCCCTGTCAAGGTTAACGAGCAGGCCCTGGTCCTTCGAAAGGCTGAAGACCAAAAGGTCCCTGAAATATACGGCCAGCGCGTTCAATGTTTCGTTTATCTTTTCGCGTGGCTCGCCGTATAACCATGTATCCTCATAGCCGAACTGTTTCGGCGTCAAAAATTCGTCGACTATCCTGTTCCTCTTGGCCAGCGCCTCGCCCTCGAGGACCTCTATCGCCCTGCCAAGGCGCCCCTCGGAGAACCTGGAGACGCAGGCCGCCTTCTTCTCGTCGAGCCCGTATCTTTCGATGAGCTCTTTCATTATCGCGCGCTCGCCCAACGGATGGAAGAGGACCTTCTGGCACCGCGATACTATCGTCGGCTGCAGCTTGAACATATTCGAGGCGAGCAGCACGAGGACCGTATCTTTCGGCGGCTCCTCGAGCGTCTTCAGCAGCGAGTTCGCGGCTTCCTCTGTCATCTTATCCGCGCCGTCGATCGTAAAGACCTTCGTCCGGCCTTCGTAAGGCTTAAGCGACATCGCGCCCTCTATCTTGCGGATCGCGTCGATGCCTATCTGCGATGATTTCCCTTCAGGGGAGAGGACGACGGCGTCGGGATGTATCCCGGCTTCTATCTTTTTGCAGGGGACGCACTCACCGCAAGGCTCGGCGCCTCCCCTTTCGCAATTGAGCGCCGCGGCGAAAACCTTCGCCAAAAGCGACTTACCCACGCCTTCCGGGCCTATAAAAAGGTACGCGTGCGCGAGGCGGCTTTCTTCTATAGCTTTCTTCAAAAGGCCTGCGGCGAGTTCCTGTCCGATGACCTTGTTAAATGACATGCAATACGGCTCTTCTTATTTTATCCTGGACCGCGGTGACCGGCGCGTCGGTCGTCCGGATCACTTTTATCCTGCGCGGTTCCTTCTTCGCTATCTTCAGGTAACCGTCCCTGACCTTCTTATGGAACCGGACGGGTTTTATCTCCATCCTGTCTTTTACCCCGGCGCGTTTCAGCCCTGTTCTTGTATCCACGTCGAGCAATATCGTCAGGTCGGGTTTAAGGCCGCCTGTCGCGAGCCTTCCCGCCGAATCGATCATTTTCAGGCCGAGGCCGGCGCCGTAACCCTGGTAGGCGACCGTCGCGTCATGGAACCTGTCGCAGACCACGATATATCCCTTGGCCAGCGCGGGTCTTATTATCTCCTCGACTATCTGCGCGCGCGCCGCGAGAAACAGGAAAAGTTCGCAGGCGGCCGACATCTTTTTGTTCTTCTTGTCGAGGAGCACCTTGCGGACCGCTTCGCCGATCTTAGTGCCGCCGGGTTCGCGCGTATGCAGCACCCTGAGGCCGCCCTTCTTCAGGCGGGCGCAAAGCAGGCGCGAATGCGTAGATTTTCCGGACCCTTCCGGGCCTTCGATAGTGATGAATTTTCCGCGCCGCATCCGTTATCCTTTTACGCCGGTGAGCTTGATCGACTCGACGAAGTAGCGCTGGGTGAAGATGAAGATTATGACGATGGGCAGCATAGCCATGACCGAACCCGCCATCAGGAGATGCCAGTCGGTCGAGTACTGTGTCTTGAACGATTCCAGCCCTATCGGCAGCGTCCTCATGCTGTCTGTGTTGGTGACCAGGAGAGGCCACATGAAATTCCCCCAGTTTCCCATGAAGGTAAAGACAGTCAGCGTCGCCAGGGCCGGTTTCGAGAGAGGCAATATTATCGTCCAGAATATGCGGAAAAAGCCGCATCCGTCTATCTTCGCCGCGTCCTCAAGGTCCTTCGGCAATGTCATGAAGAACTGCCTGAGCATGAACGTCCCGTAAGCGGAGAATATCATCGGGATGATCAGCGCTTTATACGTATCGACCCACCCGAAGAGCCTCATCAGGACGTAGACCGGTATCATCGTGACCGATCCCGGGATCATCATCGTCGCCAGGTACGCGAAGAAGAGCTTGTCCCTGCCCGGGAAAGTCAGGCGCGAGAACGCGTAAGCCGCCATCGAGCTCGTCAAGACCTGCCCGATAGTGACGGCGAGGCCGACGAATATGGAATTCAGGTAGAATTTCGCGAACGGCACCACCCTGAAGGCCTCGGCGTAGTTCTCCCATTTGAACATCGTGGGGACGAACATCTGTATCCAGTTCTTGGGCTGGATGAATATCGCGTCCAGCGTCTTCAGTGAAGTCGTCGTCATCCACAGGAAAGGCATTATCATCGAAATGGCGCCGATGACCAGGACAGTATAAGCGAAAAACTGCAGCCCCTTTTCCTTGGAACCCGCCGCGCTCCTGCGCTTTATCTTCTTTTCTGCCATATGGTCCGCCCCTTAGTAATGAACAAGCTTCCCGCCGTATCTCCAATTAACGAGCGAGAAGGCGAATATCACGATGAAGAGGAACCACGCGATCGCTGAGGCATAACCTACGTTCTGCCAGGTATAAAGATTATTGAAGATGTAATATTCGATGGTAGTCGTCGCCCCGCCCGGCCCGCCGCCGGTCATTATATACGCCTGCATAAAACCGCCCTGGAACCCGCCGATTATGCTCATTAAAAATATGAAGAACGTCGTCGGGCTTATCTGGGGCCACGTTATCGCCCAGAACTTCTGCCAGCCGTTCGCCCCGTCTATCTCGGCCGCCTCGTAGAAATCCCTCGGTATCCCCTGCAGCGCGGCGAGGTAAAGTATCATGTTCATTCCGCCTATCGCGATCCAGAAATTCATGAGCATCAACGACGGCTTCGCCCATCCCGGGGAATTGAGCCATAACGGCCCCGGTATAACGAAGCCGAGGAATTTCCCGATCCAGTAGATTATATTGTTGAGCATCCCGAAATCTGGATTGAATATCCACAGCCAGAGTATGGCCACGGCCACTCCCGGGCATATCGAAGGCAGGAAGAAGAGCGTCCTGAAGACCGACTCGCCTTTGATCTTGCGGTTTAGCGCGATCGCCAGGCCAAGGGACGCCATCATGCATATCGGTATCGAGAACATCAGGAACAGGGTATTCCAGAGATACTGCCAGAATTTGGTGTCGTTGACGACCAGGCTGCCTCCCTCGGAATGGAATCCGAGCAGCTTGACGAAATTATCTATGCCGACGAATTTGGGCGCCGACGTTATATCCCATGCGTAGAAACTCAACAGCAGGGACACGAAGACCGGCAGGAAAGTAAAGACCATGAACCCGATGAGGTTCGGTGAAAGGAACAAATACGCCGCGAGCGTCTCTTTTCCGCGTGCCTTAAGTGCCATCTATACCTTGCGCCTCCAGTAAGTCTTTTCCTTGTCGTCTTCCAGGATGATACCCTTCCCGGCCAGCTCTTCCCTTATCCTGTCGGATTCCTTGAAATCCTTCTTATTCTTCGCCTCTATGCGGGCGTCGACCAGTTTCTGTATCTCATTATCCGACATACCCTTTGATGCTGTCTTGAAGCTCAGGCCCAGGATACCGCCCAGTTCCCGAAGGGTATTTTCAAGATATTTTATCACAGAAGCGTCTTCATTTCTATCAAGTATTTTGTTCCCGGCGCTGACCAGGTCGAAGAGCGACCCCAGGGCGGCGGGCGTATTGAAATTATCGTCCATGCCGGACTCGAACGCGGCCTTTGATCCGTCTATCCCGCCGTTATTTTTCGCCGCGGCGGCCTTCTTCCCGGCGAGGCGCCTCTCTATTTTGTCAAACAGGACAAGGAATCTTTCGTAGGCGCTCTTCGCCGCTTCCATCTTCTCCCACGTGAAATCTACCGGGTGCGAATAATGCGCGCCGAGGAAGAATATCTTCAGGACGTCCGAGGGATAACGCGCGAGGACATCCTTGATCGAGACGTAATTGCCGAGCGATTTGGACATCTTCTCGCCGTTTATCGTCAAAAGCCCGTTATGTATCCAGTAATTCGCGAAGGACTTTCCTGTCGCGCATTCCGACTGAGCGATCTCGTTCTCGTGGTGCGGGAAGATGAGGTCGCGCCCGCCTCCGTGGATATCGAAGTTGTCGCCCAGGTATTTCGTCGACATCGCCGAGCATTCTATGTGCCAGCCCGGCCTGCCCTTGCCCCACGGCGAATCCCATTCCGGCTCGTTAGCCTTCGCCGACTTCCACAAAGCGAAATCGAGGGCGTCCTTTTTCTTTTCGGTCGCCTCAGACCTGGTGCCTTCCAACATCTGGTCTTTGTCCTGGTTCGAGAGCTTCCCGTAACCGCCTGACTTCCTCACGTCAAAATAAACATCCCCGCCAGAGGTATACGCGTAACCTTTGTCGATAATGACGGCGATCATTTTTATTATATCTTTTATGTGCTCGGTCGCCTTCGGTTCCTTGTCGGCCTTGGCGATGCCCAGGGACGCCATATCCCCGTAAAAACTCTCCGTGTACCGCTGGGCAATCTCTTTTACCGCGCTGTTCAGGTCCTTGCCGAAAAGCGGGGAATTTTTATCTTCGATCTCGTAGCGAGCCCTGTTTATTATCTTGTCGTCGACATCGGTGATATTTTTTATGAACGTTACTTTGTATCCGCGGTATCCGAGGTAATTCCTGATGAAATCGAATATGAAGGCGCTCCTGGCGTGGCCGAGATGGCATTCATCATAGACCGTGACGCCGCAGACGTACATGCGGGCCTCTCCGGCCCTGATGGGCTTGAACTCTTCGAGCTTGCGTGTCAGGGTGTTATGTATGAGGATGGGCATGAAATCTATTTAGGGTCCTGGTGGTGCTTTTTTATATGTCCGTTTATCTTGTCTATCTCGTCCTGCAGGTGCTGCAAGGCCTGCACCAACGGATCCGGCAGGTTCGTATGGTCGAGCCTTATGCCGTGGACTATCTTGCCTTCCTGTTTGACGATCCTTCCGGGGACGCCGACGACAGTCGAATCGTCCGGCACATCTTTGACGACGACGGCATTGGCGCCTATCAGGACGTCGTCGCCTATCTTTATATTTCCCAGCACTTTCGCGCCGGTCCCGACGACGACATTATTCCCGAGCGTAGGATGGCGCTTGCCTTTCTCCTTGCCGGTGCCGCCGAGGGTCACTCCCTGGTAGAGTGTGACGTTATCGCCTATTATCGACGTCTCGCCGATGACGACTCCCATGCCGTGGTCTATGAAAAGCCCTTTCCCGATCTCGGCGCCCGGATGTATCTCTATCCCGGTCAGGAATCTCGCATACTGCGATATCAGGCGTGGGATGACCGGGACGCCCGCGCGGTAAAGCGCGTGCGACATCCTGTAATGTATGATCGCGTGCAGGCCGGAATAAAGCAGTATCACCTCAAACGCGCTCTTCGCGGCCGGGTCGCGCTCGAAGACCGCCTTGATCTCCCCCTTGAATATCATCGAGATAAGCCAGAATTTGATCGCGGCTATCACGATGAGCGCCAATACCACTATCAATAAGACTTGCATCTATTTTATCTCCTCAACAGAAGCTACTGCGTAAGCGGCTATCGCCTCTCCGCGGCCGATCGCGCCCACGCCTTCCTGGGTGGTGGCCTTTATATTTATCCGGTCCCCGTCAATCCCCAATACCGAGGCGAGGGTCTTTTTCATCCTCGCCTTGAAAGGCAGGATCTTCGGCTCTTCCAGGATGAGGGTGGAATCGACGTTTATTATCTTAAAACCGGACGTCTCGGCCAGGACCGCGACCTTATGCAGCAATTCGAGGCTGCTGATGCCTTTGAACTTCGGGTCGTCGTTCGGGAAATGTATCCCGATATCCTCCTTGCCCATGGCGCCCAATATCGCGTCGCATATCGCGTGCAAAAGGACGTCGGCATCCGAATAGCCGTCGAGGCCCTTCACATAAGGGATCTCAACGCCTCCCAAGAACAGCTTGCGCCCTTCAATAAGCCTGTGGATATCATAACCGAGCCCTATTCTCATTTTTCACCCATTAGCATCTTGGCGTATCTAAGGTCTTCCTGCGTCGTTATCTTAATGTTCTTATATGAGCCGTCCACGACCTTCACTTTTATGCCCATCCTCTCGACCAGCGCCGAGTCGTCGGTCGCTTCCGCGCCCTCTGCGCCTTCGGCGAAAGCCTTATCGTATGCCCTTAAAAGGAGGTCCTTCCTGAAGGCCTGCGGCGTCTGGACGTCGACCAGCGTCTCCCTCTTGAGCGTCGCCGCGACAAAATTCCCTTTCTCCACCTCTTTTATGGTCGGCTTGACCGGCACGGCGGCGATAGCCGCGCCGAAGGTCTCGGCCGCGCCGAGCACCGAAGATATCATCTTATTATCTATGAACGGCCTGCAGCCGTCGTGTATGATGACATAATCGGCATCCTCGCTGACGGCGGAAAGCCCGTTCTTGACCGAATCCATACGGCGCTTCCCGCCCGCGACGATCTCCTTGAATTTCTTCAGTTTGGCCTTCTTGAGAAGCAGCCGCGCCTTCGGGAGGTCTGCCTGGTGCGCGACGACGATTATCTCGCCGACCAGGTTCGAATTATCCAGGACCCTTAACGCGTGCAGCAATATCGGGTCCTTCCCGAGCGCCACAAAAGGCTTATGGACTTTCGACTTGAGTCGTTCGCCTTTTCCTGCCGCTGCCACTATCGCAGCCACTTTCATCTTCGGCCTCCTATCGCTGTGATTCCAGCTTCGCGAATATCATCCTTCCCGCCGCCGTCTGCAGGACCGACGTGACTATCACCTTCACCGTCTGCCCTATCAGGTTCCTGGCGTTGTCGATGACCACCATCGTCCCGTCATCGAGATACGCGACCGCCTGGTTATACTCCTTGCCTTCCTTGACTATCTTCGCCTCCATCAACTCGCCCGGTATGACCACGGGTTTCAGCGCGTTGGCGAGCTCGTTTATGTTGAGCACCGATACGCCCTGGAGCTCGGCAATCTTGTTGAGGTTATAGTCGTTGGTGAAGACCTTGGCGTTGAGCATCTTCGCGAGTTTTATGAGTTTCGCGTCGACGTCGCGGATCTCCGGAAGGTCCTCCTCGTGTATAGTCACTTCCATATGCCCGGACTTCCGGATCTTGTTGAGCATATCGAGGCCGCGCCTGCCGCGGTTCCTCTTGATCGGGTCCGCCGAATCGGCTATCTGCTGCAGCTCCTTAAGCACGAACCTCGGGATGATTAATTTCCCTTCTATGAACTTCGTATGGCATATGTCGGCGATCCTGCCGTCTATGATTACGGATGTATCGAGGACTATTATCTCCTCGCGCTGGTCCTCCCTCCTCAATTTGACGTAAGGGATTATTATGCTGAACTCGTCCCTGCCCCTTAACGCCATGACCATGCCCAGATAGGCGAAAATGACTATGAGGACGCCGTTTACGTCCTCCGGCACATTCATCAGCTTGAAGACCTCGATTATAAGCCGTGCAAACAATATGCCGAATACTATCCCGAAGACCGCGGCCGAAAGGCCCTTTATCGAGACCCTCTTCGATGTCAATTCAAGCGCTATTATAAGAAGGCCGAGCAATACGCCCAGGCCTATCCCGATGACCGGGGCGAAATCGCCGAACTGGGTCTTGAAGATGTCCCCCATCCCGAAACCCATCAGGCCGCAAAGAAGCACAAAAAAAGCGCGCACTATCGTGAATGGCATTCCCTGTCTCACCTCCTTTCCTTTATTATCTTCCTATCTCTCTCCTCTGGGCTTCGAAAGCAGTTTCCAGGGGTGAGCCTTAATATCCTTGACGAAAGCGTCCAACTCGTTATACAGGCCCTCGTCCATAAATAGCTTCCCGACGGTCCCTTCCCCGGACTTGACCTTGTCCATGACCGTGTTCGCCGACGCCATGAATTTCCTGAGGTCGAGCATCGTCGCCTTGAACGCGGCCTGCGTCTCCGGGTCGCCGACAAGCTTATTGAAATGTTTTATCGTATCGCCCAAACCGGTCCCTACCTCGTAGGCCTTCTCGGTCAACTTCTCCATCGGCACCGACTCCCTGCCCACAAGCCTCTCGCCCGGTTTTAACGCCTCGCTTCCGGGAGTGCCCGGAAGGATCTCCACATATTTTTCCCCGATAAGCCCGAGCGTGTTTATGAACGCCTCTGCGTCCTTCTCGACTTTTATCTTCTTATCGAGCCAGACATACAAGTCGACGGCCATCCTGTTGGCTTCCTTGTTCTCCACGATCTCGATATTCTTTACCTCGCCGACCTGGACGCCCGCGACCCTTACCGGCGCGGCGACCTCGATGCCGTTGGCAAAACCGAAACGCACCTTTATCGTATATTTCTGCTGGGCATACTTGAGCTCCTTCAGCGAAAAGATCATGGACATCAGTATAGCGATGCCTATCGCCACAAAGATACCGACTTTGAATTCCAGGTCCATCTTTCTCATCTGAGCCTCCTCGAAAAAATGATCATTATGAGTCCTCTGTTATCGGCCCTGTGGCCGCGCCGGTTATGAATTGTTTTACAACCGGGTTCTTGGTGTTCTTTATCTCGTCCGGCGTGCCGCTCTCTACGATCTTTCCCTTGTAGAGCATCGCGATCCTGTCGGCTATCTTATAGGCCGAGGTCATATCGTGCGTGACGGCCACTGCGGTGGTCTTCAGCTTCGCCTGAAGGTCCTTGATGAGGTCGTTCACCGCGTCCGCCATTATCGGGTCGACGCCGGTCGTCGGCTCATCATAAAGGATTATCTTCGGGTTCATGCATATTGCGCGGGCGAGGCCGACGCGCTTCCTCATTCCGCCGGAAAGCTCCGCCGGGCTCAGGTGTTCTATGCCCCGCAGGCCTACGAGCTCCAGGCATTCGGCCACCCTCTTGTCTATGGCCTTAACGTCCATCTTGCTATGTTCTATAAGATTGAAGGCCACGTTATCTCGCACGTTCAGGGAATCGAAGAGCGCCGCGCCCTGGAAGAGCATGCCGAATTTCAGCCTCAATTCATTCAGGCCCTTCGCGTCGAGCCTGGTTATATCCTGTCCGTCGACGATGACCTGCCCGGAATCGGGCTTCATCAAGCCGATTATATGTTTCAGGGTAACGCTCTTCCCTATGCCGGAACGGCCTATGATCACGATAGTTTCCCCATCGCGGATCGTGAGGTTCATGTTATCGAGGACCATGTGATCCTCGAACGATTTGCTTACATTTATCAATTCTATCATATTTAGAATGCAAACCCAAAATAGAACAACGCGGTAAAGAGGCAGTCGGCAGCGATTATAAGTATGAACGAGATGACGACCGCCTTAGTCGTCGCCGCCCCGACCCCCTGGGCGCCCCCTTCGACC
Proteins encoded:
- the holB gene encoding DNA polymerase III subunit delta' translates to MSFNKVIGQELAAGLLKKAIEESRLAHAYLFIGPEGVGKSLLAKVFAAALNCERGGAEPCGECVPCKKIEAGIHPDAVVLSPEGKSSQIGIDAIRKIEGAMSLKPYEGRTKVFTIDGADKMTEEAANSLLKTLEEPPKDTVLVLLASNMFKLQPTIVSRCQKVLFHPLGERAIMKELIERYGLDEKKAACVSRFSEGRLGRAIEVLEGEALAKRNRIVDEFLTPKQFGYEDTWLYGEPREKINETLNALAVYFRDLLVFSLSKDQGLLVNLDRAADIARDAARYPAERLERIIEIIADTQEQIKRNANIKIALSCMRLNIT
- the tmk gene encoding dTMP kinase translates to MRRGKFITIEGPEGSGKSTHSRLLCARLKKGGLRVLHTREPGGTKIGEAVRKVLLDKKNKKMSAACELFLFLAARAQIVEEIIRPALAKGYIVVCDRFHDATVAYQGYGAGLGLKMIDSAGRLATGGLKPDLTILLDVDTRTGLKRAGVKDRMEIKPVRFHKKVRDGYLKIAKKEPRRIKVIRTTDAPVTAVQDKIRRAVLHVI
- a CDS encoding carbohydrate ABC transporter permease, translating into MAEKKIKRRSAAGSKEKGLQFFAYTVLVIGAISMIMPFLWMTTTSLKTLDAIFIQPKNWIQMFVPTMFKWENYAEAFRVVPFAKFYLNSIFVGLAVTIGQVLTSSMAAYAFSRLTFPGRDKLFFAYLATMMIPGSVTMIPVYVLMRLFGWVDTYKALIIPMIFSAYGTFMLRQFFMTLPKDLEDAAKIDGCGFFRIFWTIILPLSKPALATLTVFTFMGNWGNFMWPLLVTNTDSMRTLPIGLESFKTQYSTDWHLLMAGSVMAMLPIVIIFIFTQRYFVESIKLTGVKG
- a CDS encoding sugar ABC transporter permease — its product is MALKARGKETLAAYLFLSPNLIGFMVFTFLPVFVSLLLSFYAWDITSAPKFVGIDNFVKLLGFHSEGGSLVVNDTKFWQYLWNTLFLMFSIPICMMASLGLAIALNRKIKGESVFRTLFFLPSICPGVAVAILWLWIFNPDFGMLNNIIYWIGKFLGFVIPGPLWLNSPGWAKPSLMLMNFWIAIGGMNMILYLAALQGIPRDFYEAAEIDGANGWQKFWAITWPQISPTTFFIFLMSIIGGFQGGFMQAYIMTGGGPGGATTTIEYYIFNNLYTWQNVGYASAIAWFLFIVIFAFSLVNWRYGGKLVHY
- the cysS gene encoding cysteine--tRNA ligase, with protein sequence MPILIHNTLTRKLEEFKPIRAGEARMYVCGVTVYDECHLGHARSAFIFDFIRNYLGYRGYKVTFIKNITDVDDKIINRARYEIEDKNSPLFGKDLNSAVKEIAQRYTESFYGDMASLGIAKADKEPKATEHIKDIIKMIAVIIDKGYAYTSGGDVYFDVRKSGGYGKLSNQDKDQMLEGTRSEATEKKKDALDFALWKSAKANEPEWDSPWGKGRPGWHIECSAMSTKYLGDNFDIHGGGRDLIFPHHENEIAQSECATGKSFANYWIHNGLLTINGEKMSKSLGNYVSIKDVLARYPSDVLKIFFLGAHYSHPVDFTWEKMEAAKSAYERFLVLFDKIERRLAGKKAAAAKNNGGIDGSKAAFESGMDDNFNTPAALGSLFDLVSAGNKILDRNEDASVIKYLENTLRELGGILGLSFKTASKGMSDNEIQKLVDARIEAKNKKDFKESDRIREELAGKGIILEDDKEKTYWRRKV
- the cysE gene encoding serine O-acetyltransferase codes for the protein MIFKGEIKAVFERDPAAKSAFEVILLYSGLHAIIHYRMSHALYRAGVPVIPRLISQYARFLTGIEIHPGAEIGKGLFIDHGMGVVIGETSIIGDNVTLYQGVTLGGTGKEKGKRHPTLGNNVVVGTGAKVLGNIKIGDDVLIGANAVVVKDVPDDSTVVGVPGRIVKQEGKIVHGIRLDHTNLPDPLVQALQHLQDEIDKINGHIKKHHQDPK
- the ispF gene encoding 2-C-methyl-D-erythritol 2,4-cyclodiphosphate synthase; the encoded protein is MRIGLGYDIHRLIEGRKLFLGGVEIPYVKGLDGYSDADVLLHAICDAILGAMGKEDIGIHFPNDDPKFKGISSLELLHKVAVLAETSGFKIINVDSTLILEEPKILPFKARMKKTLASVLGIDGDRINIKATTQEGVGAIGRGEAIAAYAVASVEEIK
- the ispD gene encoding 2-C-methyl-D-erythritol 4-phosphate cytidylyltransferase — protein: MKVAAIVAAAGKGERLKSKVHKPFVALGKDPILLHALRVLDNSNLVGEIIVVAHQADLPKARLLLKKAKLKKFKEIVAGGKRRMDSVKNGLSAVSEDADYVIIHDGCRPFIDNKMISSVLGAAETFGAAIAAVPVKPTIKEVEKGNFVAATLKRETLVDVQTPQAFRKDLLLRAYDKAFAEGAEGAEATDDSALVERMGIKVKVVDGSYKNIKITTQEDLRYAKMLMGEK
- a CDS encoding PIN domain-containing protein — its product is MPFTIVRAFFVLLCGLMGFGMGDIFKTQFGDFAPVIGIGLGVLLGLLIIALELTSKRVSIKGLSAAVFGIVFGILFARLIIEVFKLMNVPEDVNGVLIVIFAYLGMVMALRGRDEFSIIIPYVKLRREDQREEIIVLDTSVIIDGRIADICHTKFIEGKLIIPRFVLKELQQIADSADPIKRNRGRRGLDMLNKIRKSGHMEVTIHEEDLPEIRDVDAKLIKLAKMLNAKVFTNDYNLNKIAELQGVSVLNINELANALKPVVIPGELMEAKIVKEGKEYNQAVAYLDDGTMVVIDNARNLIGQTVKVIVTSVLQTAAGRMIFAKLESQR
- a CDS encoding MlaD family protein, giving the protein MRKMDLEFKVGIFVAIGIAILMSMIFSLKELKYAQQKYTIKVRFGFANGIEVAAPVRVAGVQVGEVKNIEIVENKEANRMAVDLYVWLDKKIKVEKDAEAFINTLGLIGEKYVEILPGTPGSEALKPGERLVGRESVPMEKLTEKAYEVGTGLGDTIKHFNKLVGDPETQAAFKATMLDLRKFMASANTVMDKVKSGEGTVGKLFMDEGLYNELDAFVKDIKAHPWKLLSKPRGER
- a CDS encoding ABC transporter ATP-binding protein, with the translated sequence MIELINVSKSFEDHMVLDNMNLTIRDGETIVIIGRSGIGKSVTLKHIIGLMKPDSGQVIVDGQDITRLDAKGLNELRLKFGMLFQGAALFDSLNVRDNVAFNLIEHSKMDVKAIDKRVAECLELVGLRGIEHLSPAELSGGMRKRVGLARAICMNPKIILYDEPTTGVDPIMADAVNDLIKDLQAKLKTTAVAVTHDMTSAYKIADRIAMLYKGKIVESGTPDEIKNTKNPVVKQFITGAATGPITEDS